One segment of Yersinia kristensenii DNA contains the following:
- the focA gene encoding formate transporter FocA gives MKADNPFDALLPAAMAKVAEDAGVYKATKHPLKTFYLAITAGVFISIAFVFYITATTGTAGVPFGFAKLVGGICFSLGLMLVVVCGGDLFTSTVLTTVAKASGRITWRQLGCNWVNVYIGNLCGALFFVCLIWFAGQYTVANGQWGLNVLQTADHKLHHTFVEAVCLGILANLMVCLAVWMSYSGRTIMDKMFAMILPVGMFVASGFEHSIANMFMIPMGIVIKNFASPEFWQSVGAAPEQFAHLTVSNFIIDNLIPVTIGNIIGGGLLVGLTYWIIYLRGDQQH, from the coding sequence GTGAAAGCTGACAACCCCTTCGATGCATTATTACCTGCGGCAATGGCTAAAGTAGCCGAAGATGCCGGTGTCTATAAAGCCACCAAGCATCCGCTAAAAACTTTTTATTTAGCGATTACTGCTGGTGTGTTTATTTCAATTGCGTTTGTTTTTTATATTACAGCGACTACCGGTACCGCAGGCGTGCCTTTCGGCTTTGCCAAGTTGGTGGGTGGTATTTGTTTCTCCCTGGGGCTAATGTTAGTGGTGGTATGTGGTGGTGATCTTTTCACTTCTACCGTACTCACAACCGTAGCCAAAGCCAGTGGTCGTATTACCTGGCGCCAACTGGGATGCAACTGGGTTAATGTCTATATCGGGAACCTGTGCGGCGCGCTGTTTTTCGTGTGCCTGATTTGGTTTGCGGGGCAATATACGGTGGCAAATGGTCAATGGGGTTTGAATGTTTTACAAACAGCCGACCATAAATTGCACCATACTTTTGTTGAAGCAGTCTGTTTGGGTATTCTGGCTAACTTGATGGTCTGCCTGGCGGTTTGGATGAGTTACTCTGGCCGCACCATAATGGACAAAATGTTTGCGATGATTTTACCGGTGGGGATGTTTGTTGCCAGCGGCTTTGAGCATAGTATTGCAAATATGTTTATGATCCCTATGGGTATTGTGATTAAGAACTTCGCATCGCCTGAGTTTTGGCAATCCGTAGGAGCGGCACCAGAGCAATTTGCTCACTTAACCGTAAGCAACTTTATTATTGATAACCTGATCCCGGTCACTATCGGCAACATCATTGGTGGCGGATTATTGGTAGGGTTGACTTACTGGATAATTTATCTGCGCGGTGACCAGCAACACTAA
- the ansB gene encoding L-asparaginase 2, translated as MKSIKLTVLAGILAGISGSAFALPNITLLATGGTIAGGGDSATKSNYTAGKLGVDALVNAVPEMKKLANIQGEQVVNIGSQDMNDEVWLTLAKKINADCAKTDGFVITHGTDTLEETAYFLDLTVNCDKPVVIVGAMRPATALGADGPLNLYNAVVVASDANSAKRGVLVAMNDQVLTGRDVMKTNTTSVQTFQSPNTGPLGYIYDGKVNYLHQPAPRQPAFDISKLNELPKVGIIYNYANASDLPAKALIADGYQGIVSAGVGNGNLYHTVFDTLATAAHNGVAVVRSSRVPTGSTTEDAEVDDTKYGFVASGSLNPQKARVLLQLALTQTQKPQEIQKLFHRY; from the coding sequence ATGAAGTCTATAAAGCTAACTGTCTTAGCCGGAATCTTAGCAGGGATTAGTGGTTCTGCCTTTGCTCTACCGAATATCACCTTGTTGGCGACTGGGGGAACTATCGCCGGTGGCGGTGACTCAGCGACTAAATCAAACTATACCGCCGGAAAACTGGGCGTGGATGCCTTGGTCAACGCCGTGCCGGAAATGAAAAAACTCGCCAATATTCAAGGTGAGCAAGTGGTGAATATCGGTTCTCAGGATATGAATGATGAGGTTTGGTTGACGTTGGCAAAAAAAATTAATGCCGATTGCGCTAAAACCGACGGATTCGTGATTACTCATGGGACGGATACTTTGGAAGAAACCGCCTATTTTCTCGATTTAACCGTCAATTGTGATAAGCCGGTCGTGATAGTGGGGGCAATGCGTCCAGCGACAGCCCTGGGCGCAGATGGTCCGTTGAATCTCTACAATGCCGTCGTGGTGGCCAGTGATGCCAACTCCGCCAAACGCGGTGTCCTGGTCGCCATGAATGATCAGGTTTTGACGGGCCGTGATGTGATGAAAACCAATACCACCTCGGTGCAAACCTTCCAGTCACCTAATACTGGCCCACTGGGCTATATCTATGATGGTAAAGTGAATTATCTGCATCAGCCCGCACCAAGGCAACCAGCTTTTGATATCAGTAAGCTGAATGAGTTACCCAAAGTGGGCATTATTTATAACTATGCTAATGCCTCTGATTTGCCAGCTAAGGCTTTGATTGCTGATGGTTATCAAGGAATTGTCAGTGCCGGTGTGGGCAACGGCAACCTTTACCATACTGTGTTCGATACATTGGCAACCGCCGCCCATAATGGCGTTGCCGTGGTGCGCTCATCCCGTGTACCCACGGGCTCGACCACTGAAGATGCTGAAGTGGATGATACAAAATATGGGTTTGTTGCCTCTGGCTCACTTAATCCACAAAAGGCGCGGGTATTGTTGCAATTGGCCTTAACCCAAACACAAAAACCACAAGAAATTCAAAAGTTGTTCCACAGGTATTGA
- the ycaO gene encoding 30S ribosomal protein S12 methylthiotransferase accessory factor YcaO, producing the protein MTQTFIPGKDAALEDSISRFQQKLSDLGFNIEEASWLNPVPHVWSVHIRDRDCPLCFTNGKGASKKAALASALGEYFERLSTNYFFADFYLGKGIAEGDFVHYPNEKWFPIPEDDLLPEGILDERLLTFYDPENELVSSDLVDLQSGNAARGICSLPFIRQSDLETVYIPMNIIGNLYVSNGMSAGNTANEARVQALSEVFERSVKNRIIAESISLPEIPAEVLNRYPGVVEAIAKLEEEGFPILSYDASLGGAYPVICVVLFNPSNGTCFASFGAHPDFGVALERTVTELLQGRSLKDLDVFTAPTFDDEEVAEHTNLETHFIDSSGLISWDMFKQQADYPFVDWSFKGTTEEEFATLMAIFKQEDAEVYIADYEHLSVYACRILVPGWSDIYPAEDLLMANNTMGVHLRSTLLALPDTDWQPAQYLELIQTLDDEGLDDFARVRELLGIASGKDNGWYTLRVGELKSMLALAGGDLEQALIWVEWTQDFNSSVFTAKQANYYRCLQTLLLLTQEPERDAAQYYGAFVKMYGQEAVEAASAAIAGEERFNGLFSVDEDLKALPAHQALLGAYAKLQAAKRRYWAKSE; encoded by the coding sequence ATGACCCAAACTTTTATTCCCGGCAAAGACGCCGCGCTGGAAGACTCCATCTCCCGCTTTCAGCAAAAACTGAGCGACCTCGGTTTTAATATTGAAGAAGCCTCTTGGCTGAATCCGGTTCCTCACGTTTGGTCGGTACATATCCGCGATCGTGACTGTCCGCTGTGCTTTACTAATGGCAAAGGCGCTAGCAAGAAAGCCGCATTGGCTTCGGCCTTGGGTGAATATTTCGAACGTTTATCTACTAACTATTTCTTTGCGGACTTCTATCTGGGCAAAGGCATTGCGGAAGGTGACTTTGTTCATTATCCGAATGAAAAATGGTTCCCCATCCCTGAAGATGACTTGTTGCCGGAAGGTATTCTGGATGAGCGCCTGTTGACGTTTTACGATCCAGAAAATGAGCTGGTGAGTAGTGACCTGGTGGATTTGCAGTCAGGTAATGCGGCGCGCGGTATCTGCTCTCTGCCATTCATCCGCCAGTCAGATTTAGAAACCGTCTATATTCCAATGAATATTATCGGCAATCTGTATGTTTCAAACGGCATGTCTGCGGGCAATACCGCCAATGAAGCCCGTGTGCAAGCATTGTCTGAAGTGTTTGAACGTTCAGTGAAAAATCGTATTATCGCCGAATCTATCAGCTTGCCAGAAATCCCGGCCGAGGTGTTAAACCGCTATCCGGGTGTGGTAGAAGCTATCGCCAAACTGGAGGAGGAAGGTTTCCCGATCCTGTCTTACGATGCCTCTTTAGGCGGCGCTTATCCGGTCATTTGTGTGGTGCTGTTTAACCCATCCAACGGGACTTGCTTTGCTTCATTTGGTGCGCACCCGGATTTCGGTGTGGCCCTTGAGCGTACAGTGACTGAGTTATTACAAGGTCGTAGCCTCAAAGACTTGGATGTGTTTACCGCGCCAACCTTTGATGATGAAGAAGTCGCTGAGCATACCAATCTGGAAACACACTTTATCGATTCAAGCGGCTTAATCAGTTGGGATATGTTTAAACAACAAGCTGATTATCCTTTCGTGGATTGGAGCTTTAAAGGCACCACTGAAGAAGAGTTCGCCACCTTGATGGCTATCTTCAAGCAAGAAGATGCTGAAGTGTATATCGCTGATTATGAACATTTAAGTGTCTATGCCTGCCGCATTCTGGTGCCAGGCTGGTCAGATATCTACCCTGCCGAAGATTTGTTGATGGCAAACAACACCATGGGTGTACATCTGCGTAGCACTTTACTGGCCTTGCCGGACACTGATTGGCAACCAGCACAATATCTGGAACTCATTCAGACTTTGGATGATGAGGGTTTGGATGATTTCGCCCGAGTCCGTGAGTTGTTGGGTATTGCCTCCGGTAAAGATAACGGCTGGTACACACTGCGGGTGGGTGAGTTGAAATCTATGCTGGCCTTGGCGGGCGGTGATTTAGAGCAAGCGCTGATTTGGGTCGAGTGGACACAAGATTTCAACTCTTCTGTCTTCACCGCTAAACAGGCGAATTATTACCGTTGCCTGCAAACTCTGCTGTTGCTGACCCAAGAACCAGAGCGTGATGCGGCTCAGTATTATGGCGCTTTTGTGAAAATGTATGGTCAGGAAGCTGTAGAGGCTGCATCCGCGGCGATCGCCGGTGAAGAGCGCTTTAATGGCCTGTTCAGTGTCGATGAAGATCTCAAAGCCCTGCCAGCACACCAAGCGCTGCTGGGTGCTTACGCTAAATTGCAGGCGGCGAAACGCCGTTATTGGGCAAAAAGCGAGTAA
- a CDS encoding DUF421 domain-containing protein: protein MKTFDFNRMALDKFPIEFLAEVGFRCLLTFVLVFLFLKLSGRRGVRQMSLFEVVIILTLGSAAGDVTFYEDVPILPVVMVFISIMLLYRLATFLMSRSEKIQQWMEGDPLIIISDGVFVWKTLQQENITHDEFFMELRQQGVEHLGQVRLAILEVNGAISVFFFSTDKVKPGLPVLPKNCIKPLIKIEKTGGYACNQCGLMMTLSGGSHATCQCCGHHHWVEALHHPREK from the coding sequence ATGAAAACTTTTGATTTCAACCGGATGGCACTGGATAAATTCCCGATTGAATTTTTAGCAGAAGTGGGATTTCGGTGTTTATTGACCTTTGTGTTGGTTTTTTTATTTCTTAAGCTGAGTGGCCGCCGTGGTGTACGGCAAATGTCGTTATTTGAAGTGGTTATTATTCTGACTCTCGGTTCAGCCGCCGGTGATGTCACTTTTTATGAAGATGTGCCAATACTGCCGGTGGTTATGGTCTTCATCAGCATTATGCTTTTGTATCGACTGGCCACTTTCCTCATGTCGCGCAGCGAAAAAATCCAACAATGGATGGAAGGGGATCCACTCATTATTATCAGCGATGGAGTCTTTGTTTGGAAAACCTTGCAGCAGGAAAATATTACACACGATGAATTTTTTATGGAGTTGCGCCAACAAGGTGTAGAGCATCTCGGTCAGGTGCGGCTAGCTATTCTGGAGGTTAATGGGGCTATCAGTGTCTTTTTCTTCAGTACCGACAAGGTTAAGCCCGGCCTGCCTGTACTGCCAAAAAACTGCATTAAACCATTAATTAAGATAGAGAAAACGGGGGGGTACGCTTGTAACCAATGTGGCCTGATGATGACTTTATCTGGTGGTTCACATGCTACTTGCCAATGTTGCGGTCACCACCACTGGGTCGAGGCTTTGCATCATCCGCGGGAAAAATGA
- the serC gene encoding 3-phosphoserine/phosphohydroxythreonine transaminase, which yields MTQVYNFSAGPAMLPVEVLRRAEQELRNWHGLGTSVMEISHRSKEFMQVAEEAEKDLRDLMQIPANYKVLFCHGGARAQFAAVPLNLLGDNNSADYIDGGYWAHSAVNEAQKYCTPNVIDVKTDVGGRTGIQPMKQWKLSDNAAYVHYCPNETIDGLAINEEPDFGSKVVVADYSSSILSRPIDVSRYGVIYAGAQKNIGPAGLTVVIVREDLLGKARTELPSILDYKVLAENDSMFNTPPTFAWYLSGLVFKWLKEQGGLGEMEKRNQAKAELLYGAIDKTGFYRNQIAIANRSWMNVPFQMRDPSLDKLFLSEAEAQGLQALKGHRVAGGMRASIYNAMPIEGVKALTDFMADFERRHG from the coding sequence ATGACACAGGTTTATAATTTTAGCGCTGGTCCAGCAATGCTACCGGTTGAAGTTTTACGTCGTGCGGAACAGGAATTGCGTAACTGGCATGGTCTGGGTACGTCGGTGATGGAAATCAGCCACCGCAGTAAAGAATTTATGCAGGTCGCAGAAGAGGCTGAAAAAGATTTACGCGATTTGATGCAGATCCCAGCCAATTATAAAGTGTTATTTTGCCACGGTGGCGCACGCGCACAGTTCGCTGCTGTGCCTCTAAATTTGCTCGGCGACAATAACAGTGCCGATTACATCGACGGCGGCTATTGGGCGCACAGTGCGGTCAATGAGGCACAAAAATACTGTACGCCGAATGTGATTGATGTGAAAACTGATGTTGGCGGCCGAACAGGTATTCAGCCGATGAAACAATGGAAGTTGAGTGATAATGCCGCCTATGTGCATTACTGCCCGAATGAAACCATTGACGGGTTGGCTATCAATGAAGAGCCTGATTTTGGCAGCAAAGTCGTGGTTGCGGATTACTCTTCATCCATTCTCTCCCGCCCTATTGATGTCAGCCGTTATGGTGTGATTTATGCAGGTGCCCAGAAGAATATCGGCCCAGCTGGTCTGACCGTGGTTATCGTGCGTGAAGACTTACTCGGTAAAGCTCGCACGGAGCTGCCGTCAATTCTTGATTACAAGGTGCTGGCAGAAAACGATTCTATGTTCAACACCCCGCCAACTTTTGCCTGGTATCTGTCTGGTCTGGTATTTAAATGGCTGAAAGAGCAGGGCGGTTTGGGGGAAATGGAAAAACGTAATCAGGCGAAAGCTGAATTACTGTATGGCGCTATCGACAAAACCGGCTTCTACCGCAATCAGATTGCTATTGCTAACCGCTCTTGGATGAATGTGCCTTTCCAAATGAGAGACCCTTCACTGGACAAACTGTTCTTGAGTGAAGCAGAAGCCCAAGGGCTGCAAGCCTTAAAAGGTCACCGTGTTGCCGGGGGTATGCGTGCCTCTATCTATAACGCGATGCCAATTGAAGGTGTTAAAGCATTAACAGATTTTATGGCTGACTTTGAACGCCGCCATGGTTGA
- the pflA gene encoding pyruvate formate lyase 1-activating protein encodes MSVLGRIHSFESCGTVDGPGIRFIVFFQGCLMRCLYCHNRDTWDTHGGKEVTVEELVKEAVTYRHFMNASGGGVTASGGEAILQAEFVRDWFRACHEEGIHTCLDTNGFVRRYDPVIDELLDATDLVMLDLKQMDDSVHQNLVGVSNHRTLEFARYLAKRNQKTWIRYVVVPGWSDDDKSAHMLGEFTQNMTNIEKIELLPYHELGKHKWIAMGEEYKLDGVKPPTKEIMDRVKGILESYGHKVIY; translated from the coding sequence ATGTCCGTACTTGGCCGCATTCACTCATTCGAATCCTGTGGCACCGTTGACGGCCCGGGTATTCGATTTATCGTGTTCTTCCAGGGCTGCTTAATGCGCTGCCTGTATTGCCATAACCGTGATACCTGGGATACCCACGGCGGTAAAGAAGTTACTGTGGAAGAATTGGTCAAAGAAGCCGTTACTTATCGTCACTTTATGAATGCTTCTGGTGGTGGTGTGACTGCCTCCGGTGGCGAAGCTATCTTGCAAGCAGAATTTGTTCGTGATTGGTTCCGTGCTTGTCATGAAGAAGGTATTCATACCTGCCTGGACACTAATGGTTTTGTACGCCGCTATGATCCGGTGATTGATGAACTATTAGACGCCACAGATTTAGTCATGCTGGATTTAAAACAGATGGATGACAGCGTGCATCAAAATCTGGTTGGGGTGTCCAATCACCGAACGTTGGAATTTGCCCGCTATTTGGCAAAACGTAATCAGAAAACCTGGATCCGTTATGTGGTGGTGCCGGGTTGGTCAGATGATGATAAATCAGCCCATATGCTGGGTGAGTTTACTCAGAACATGACCAATATCGAGAAAATCGAATTGCTGCCTTACCACGAATTGGGTAAGCACAAATGGATTGCCATGGGTGAAGAGTACAAATTGGATGGGGTAAAACCCCCAACCAAAGAAATTATGGATCGTGTGAAAGGTATTCTGGAAAGCTATGGTCACAAAGTGATCTACTAA
- the aroA gene encoding 3-phosphoshikimate 1-carboxyvinyltransferase, whose protein sequence is MLESLTLHPIALINGTVNLPGSKSVSNRALLLAALAEGTTQLNNLLDSDDIRHMLNALQALGVKFRLSADRTRCEVDGLGGKLVADQPVELFLGNAGTAMRPLAAALCLGNNDIILTGEPRMKERPIGHLVDALRQGGAQIDYLEQENYPPLRLRGGFRGGKLTVDGSVSSQFLTALLMTAPLAEQDTDIQIQGELVSKPYIDITLHLMKTFGVDVVHENYQVFHIKGGQTYHSPGTYLVEGDASSASYFLAAAAIKGGTVRVTGIGKKSVQGDTKFADVLEKMGAKVSWGDDYIECSRGTLQGIDMDMNHIPDAAMTIATTALFADGPTTIRNIYNWRVKETDRLSAMATELRKVGAEVEEGQDYIRVVPPTQLIAAEIGTYNDHRMAMCFSLVALSDTQVTILDPKCTAKTFPDYFEQLARLSQLA, encoded by the coding sequence ATGCTGGAATCCCTGACTTTACACCCCATTGCCCTGATTAATGGCACAGTTAACTTACCCGGATCTAAAAGTGTTTCTAACCGTGCACTTCTTCTGGCAGCGCTGGCCGAGGGGACGACCCAGCTGAATAACTTGTTAGACAGTGATGACATCCGCCATATGCTCAATGCACTACAGGCATTAGGCGTGAAATTCCGTCTTTCTGCCGACAGAACGCGCTGTGAAGTTGATGGGCTGGGCGGCAAGTTGGTTGCCGACCAACCAGTAGAACTGTTCTTGGGCAATGCAGGAACGGCGATGCGCCCTTTGGCGGCGGCCCTGTGTCTGGGCAACAATGACATCATATTAACCGGTGAACCGCGCATGAAAGAGCGGCCAATTGGTCATTTGGTTGATGCATTGCGCCAGGGGGGGGCGCAGATTGATTATCTGGAGCAAGAAAATTATCCGCCGTTGCGCTTACGTGGTGGTTTCCGTGGCGGCAAACTGACCGTAGATGGCAGTGTTTCCAGCCAATTCCTGACAGCGCTCCTGATGACAGCCCCCTTAGCGGAGCAAGATACTGATATTCAGATTCAAGGGGAGTTGGTATCTAAACCTTACATCGACATCACCCTGCATCTGATGAAAACTTTCGGTGTGGATGTTGTGCATGAAAACTATCAGGTTTTCCACATTAAAGGCGGGCAGACCTACCACTCACCAGGCACCTATCTGGTTGAGGGCGATGCTTCTTCTGCTTCTTATTTCCTCGCGGCCGCCGCGATTAAAGGCGGAACAGTACGTGTAACCGGTATTGGTAAAAAAAGTGTGCAGGGTGATACCAAATTTGCTGATGTGCTGGAGAAAATGGGCGCTAAAGTGAGTTGGGGTGATGATTATATCGAGTGCAGCCGGGGAACATTGCAGGGAATTGATATGGATATGAACCATATTCCTGATGCTGCGATGACTATTGCCACCACCGCACTGTTTGCCGATGGCCCGACGACTATTCGTAATATCTATAACTGGCGAGTGAAAGAAACCGACCGCTTATCCGCGATGGCAACAGAATTGAGAAAAGTGGGCGCGGAAGTGGAAGAGGGGCAGGATTACATTCGTGTGGTGCCTCCAACGCAGTTAATCGCAGCAGAAATAGGCACTTATAATGACCACCGTATGGCTATGTGTTTCTCGCTGGTGGCTTTATCTGACACTCAGGTCACTATCCTTGATCCTAAATGTACCGCGAAGACCTTCCCTGATTACTTCGAGCAATTAGCGCGGCTGAGCCAATTGGCCTGA
- the pflB gene encoding formate C-acetyltransferase, with the protein MTELNEKLAKAWQGFTQGDWQNEVNVRDFIQKNYTPYEGDESFLAGSTEATDKLWAKVMEGIKLENRTHAPVDFDTDVVATITSHDAGYIDKDLETIVGLQTEKPLKRALIPFGGIKMVEGSCKVYGRELDPQLKKVFTDFRKTHNQGVFDVYTKDILNCRKSGVLTGLPDAYGRGRIIGDYRRVAVYGIDFLMKDKLAQFNSLQDDLENGKDLEMTIQLREEIAEQHRALGQIKEMAAKYGCDISGPATNAKEAVQWTYFGYLAAVKSQNGAAMSFGRVSTFLDVYIERDMKEGKLTEIEAQELIDHLVMKLRMVRFLRTPEYDELFSGDPIWATESLAGMGVDGRTLVTKTSFRFLNTLYTMGPSPEPNMTILWSEKLPLNFKKYAAKVSIDTSSVQYENDDLMRPDFNNDDYAIACCVSPMIVGKQMQFFGARANLAKTMLYAINGGVDEKMKIQVGPKEAPMMDEVLDYDKVMDRMDHFMDWLAKQYVTSLNIIHYMHDKYSYEAALMALHDRDVYRTMACGIAGLSVAADSLSAIKYAKVSTIRDADGLAIDFNIEGEYPQFGNNDSRVDDIACDLVERFMKKIQKLRTYRGAVATQSVLTITSNVVYGKKTGNTPDGRRAGAPFGPGANPMHGRDQKGAVASLTSVAKLPFAYAKDGISYTFSIVPNALGKDDEVRKANLAGLMDGYFHHEASIEGGQHLNVNVMNREMLLDAMENPEKYPQLTIRVSGYAVRFNALTKEQQQDVITRTFTQSI; encoded by the coding sequence ATGACCGAACTTAATGAAAAATTAGCCAAAGCATGGCAAGGTTTTACCCAAGGTGATTGGCAGAACGAAGTCAACGTTCGTGACTTCATCCAGAAAAACTACACGCCTTATGAAGGCGATGAATCTTTCCTTGCCGGCTCTACCGAAGCGACTGACAAGTTGTGGGCGAAGGTTATGGAAGGTATCAAACTGGAAAACCGCACTCATGCGCCAGTTGATTTCGATACCGACGTAGTCGCAACCATCACTTCCCATGATGCTGGTTATATTGATAAAGATCTGGAAACCATCGTTGGTTTGCAGACTGAAAAACCATTGAAACGTGCGCTGATCCCATTCGGCGGCATCAAAATGGTCGAAGGCTCTTGCAAAGTTTATGGTCGTGAGCTTGACCCACAACTGAAAAAAGTCTTCACCGATTTCCGCAAGACACACAACCAAGGTGTGTTTGACGTTTATACCAAAGACATCCTGAACTGCCGTAAATCTGGTGTGCTGACTGGTTTGCCAGATGCTTATGGTCGCGGTCGTATCATCGGTGACTATCGTCGCGTAGCCGTTTACGGTATCGACTTCCTGATGAAAGACAAACTGGCTCAGTTCAACTCTCTGCAGGATGACCTGGAAAACGGTAAAGACCTGGAAATGACTATCCAGCTGCGCGAAGAAATTGCTGAACAGCATCGTGCTCTGGGTCAAATCAAAGAAATGGCAGCCAAATATGGTTGCGATATCTCAGGTCCAGCGACTAACGCTAAAGAAGCAGTACAGTGGACTTACTTCGGCTACCTGGCTGCGGTGAAATCTCAGAACGGTGCAGCAATGTCCTTCGGCCGTGTATCGACTTTCCTTGACGTTTACATCGAACGTGACATGAAAGAAGGTAAACTGACCGAAATCGAAGCGCAGGAACTGATTGACCATTTGGTCATGAAACTGCGTATGGTTCGCTTCCTGCGTACCCCTGAGTATGATGAACTGTTCTCTGGTGACCCAATCTGGGCTACTGAATCACTGGCCGGTATGGGCGTTGATGGCCGTACTCTGGTGACCAAAACCAGCTTCCGCTTCTTGAATACCCTGTACACCATGGGGCCGTCTCCAGAGCCGAACATGACCATTCTGTGGTCTGAAAAGCTACCACTGAACTTCAAAAAATATGCAGCTAAAGTGTCTATCGATACTTCATCTGTACAGTATGAAAACGATGACCTGATGCGCCCTGACTTCAACAACGATGACTATGCTATCGCTTGTTGTGTTAGCCCAATGATTGTCGGTAAACAAATGCAGTTCTTCGGCGCCCGTGCCAACTTGGCGAAAACCATGTTGTACGCAATCAATGGCGGCGTTGATGAAAAAATGAAGATCCAGGTTGGCCCGAAAGAAGCGCCAATGATGGATGAAGTGCTGGACTATGACAAAGTCATGGATCGCATGGATCACTTTATGGATTGGCTGGCTAAACAATACGTTACCTCGCTGAACATCATTCACTACATGCATGACAAATACAGCTATGAAGCTGCGCTGATGGCACTGCATGACCGTGATGTTTACCGTACTATGGCGTGTGGTATCGCAGGTCTGTCTGTTGCTGCTGACTCCCTGTCTGCTATCAAATATGCCAAAGTAAGCACCATTCGTGATGCTGATGGCCTGGCTATCGACTTCAACATCGAAGGCGAATATCCACAGTTTGGTAACAACGACTCACGTGTTGATGACATCGCCTGTGACCTGGTTGAGCGCTTCATGAAGAAAATTCAGAAGCTGCGTACTTACCGTGGTGCAGTAGCCACTCAGTCTGTACTGACCATCACCTCTAACGTGGTTTATGGTAAGAAAACCGGTAACACCCCAGATGGCCGCCGCGCTGGTGCTCCATTCGGTCCAGGTGCTAACCCAATGCACGGCCGTGACCAGAAAGGTGCTGTTGCCTCTCTGACTTCTGTTGCTAAACTGCCGTTTGCTTACGCGAAAGATGGTATTTCTTACACCTTCTCTATCGTGCCAAATGCACTGGGTAAAGATGACGAAGTTCGTAAAGCTAACCTGGCAGGTCTGATGGATGGCTACTTCCATCACGAAGCGTCCATCGAAGGTGGTCAACACTTGAACGTGAACGTAATGAACCGTGAAATGCTGTTAGACGCGATGGAAAACCCGGAAAAATATCCGCAGTTGACTATCCGTGTATCTGGTTACGCTGTTCGTTTCAATGCGCTGACTAAAGAACAGCAGCAGGATGTGATTACACGTACATTCACTCAGTCAATATAA